The stretch of DNA TTGTCTTTTGGCACTCGTCGCACTTGTAtccgtccttcttctggatctgctcctcctcaaagAACCGAGTGATGCATCGTTTGAGAGAGATTCGTCCCTCGGGTTTCTTCTCATCCAGGTTGACCGAGAGGTCGTAAAAGTCCTGCTTGGTCACGGACTCGTTGCCACAGCCTCCACAAACTACCACCTGCTCCAGGTTGCCTCCAAACATATCGTAAATGACGGAGctgttgagcttctcgccTTTGGGGGTGGAGTCTTCCTGCAGCCGGCTCATGAGCGACATGAAGTACTCGTGAGCATCTTCCTGGTTCCATTCGGACATCATGCAGTTGATGTCGTCGAGTCGGCCGATGAGTTGGCGAGGGAAGATGTTCTTCTTACCGCCAAACAGCTTGCCGTAAAGCTGGGCAAACACCTGAGTCACGGACCCCGGGTACTTTTTGGCCAGCAGAATATCAGCGAGGTAGTTGCTCATGGCGGGCATGTGCATGAGCAGCTGCACCGCCGAGTTCATGTagcacgtgactccctGGTTGATGAGACCAGCCGGCGAGGGAGTACCCTTCTTCCACGCCTTTTGAATCTTGCTGGGTGAGCGCGATCCAGGATCCAATGTGGCGCTCAGAGGGATGAAGTTGGTCGGAGTGGCGGCGGACAACGTTGTTCCAGGGCTTGtgtcctcctcttctctttgCTTGGGCTTGATGAGAATGTATGACGCGGGTTTGATAGCGACTGGCTCCGGGTTTTTGGCACGCACAAAGCTGATTGGCTTGTCTTTGATCTGAGTCAGCAGTCGGTGCTGTTGGAACGGGTTCCCGCCTCCATTTTGGCGTTTCATCACGGAGGTCATGGAGTTTGGAGTTGGAGCCTGGTGTCATATGCATGATGGAAATATTTTTAAAGTTTCACTATGGTAAACTTTATTGAGTTGAGGATAGGGTGGTAGCACAAGATGTTCATGGTGGGTGGATTATGTAATGCGGTCAACTGTCGGAATACATTGCTTTACTTTAGATGATGACTACCATTTTGATTACGTAAACAGTAAGACAGGTTGAGTTGCAGGTGCTTGTGGATAGTTTCGTGCTGACATGATGGATATATTTGCGGAGTCAGCAGATATTGTGttgctgtatgtactttacCCTGATTGTTTTATTAATATTGTCATCCCTGTCAGTGATTGGGTCACTCTAACTGACATGTTTGCTTACTAATCATTCCGACGTGCCCATTTTGGTATTGACCGtaaagtcacgtgacttttgGAGATAATACTAAAGCGCCGCCCACCACGTCCAAACTTAATGTTATTTATGgtttatcacgtgatttatCATGTGATGGGAGAGAACCCAGCGTGCCCAAACACCACAAGTAATATATATTGTTGGAATCCTCTCAACCAGGGTTACGCAATGGTTAGGTCGGTTTTATTCGTTAGTCTCACAGAATCACAATGTATCTTAAACAACAGACTTGAGATGAGGAATTGATTAGTAAGAGAAATCACAGACTGTAGCCATAATCGAAGCAGAGAGCTGTATTCCCCATAATCTGtgtgatcacgtgaccgaatTTTTGAGTTCGATCGGGCAAAGATTCAGATTCTCAGTTGAGTTGGCTAagggtggaggagtggggATATCAACTCGGCAAGTTCAAAGTCGTATTCTTCGCGTCATTTcccatcacgtgagtgtGTAGTACCCACTTCCATCGTGACTACATCTGACTACATGCACAAATCAAATCTGTGTATCATTTTTCTAGCTATCTAACCATTCTCTGGGGCAGCAACAAGGCACTCAGCATTCCCGGAGAATCGCCAAATCCATCTTCAGACACGACTCCGTCGAAATAGAAGCCCACCATGACCACGCACCACGCAAGCACCAAAATGGAGCCCTTGAAGTAGTTGCTTTTGCCCTCGGCGTAAATGTACGAAAACAGAAAGACACagatcatcaccacaaacagatcCCACCGCGGGAAAATGAGAGTGAACATGTGCGCCGTGTCCATGTCGACATTGTTGTTCCACATGGAGTAGAGCACCAGCGCCGGGATTTGCAGCAGACAGACCTGGAGGGCGTAGGCGGAGCCGATTTCCATCGACAGCGCGATATTGCCACCCATGGCGAACGAAATGGCGTTGAGAAACTCGGTGGTGTTGGGCACGAGGGCGAAAATG from Yarrowia lipolytica chromosome 1D, complete sequence encodes:
- a CDS encoding uncharacterized protein (Compare to YALI0D24211g, similar to uniprot|P53874 Saccharomyces cerevisiae YNL186W Ubiquitin carboxyl-terminal hydrolase 10 (EC 3.1.2. 15)), encoding MTSVMKRQNGGGNPFQQHRLLTQIKDKPISFVRAKNPEPVAIKPASYILIKPKQREEEDTSPGTTLSAATPTNFIPLSATLDPGSRSPSKIQKAWKKGTPSPAGLINQGVTCYMNSAVQLLMHMPAMSNYLADILLAKKYPGSVTQVFAQLYGKLFGGKKNIFPRQLIGRLDDINCMMSEWNQEDAHEYFMSLMSRLQEDSTPKGEKLNSSVIYDMFGGNLEQVVVCGGCGNESVTKQDFYDLSVNLDEKKPEGRISLKRCITRFFEEEQIQKKDGYKCDECQKTTSAKKTSRIHEFPEHLVVHVKRFKFVNDQPRKMGAPLDYPADLDLGHYSRDKQRAGVVPYKLIGVIAHCGRTTGSGHYIAHVRQPNGKWATYDDDLIEPLSEKKALKEEDAYMLMYQRLTPQASKSKSASGPKSVAMGTPKAAGKVTKPVVKTGKGQRKMADIDNIFASAKRKKNSGFV